Part of the Tepiditoga spiralis genome, CTACATCTTTTTTATCTTCTGAATAAACTATAACTTCATCCTGTACTTGCCAATTAAAATTAGTAGAAGATAATACATCAGTTAATTTAATAGGTATATCTGTTTTTAAAGATTTTGGAGAAACATTTCCAAGAATAGTTATATAAGAATACTGTGTTTCTGGTTGTACAATTACATACGAACCCATTGGTACTTCTTCTAATGTATTATTCCAAATATTTTTTTCAGTGTAGGATTTTATTAATTTATTATTATTATATATCTTTAAAATCCCTCTATTCACAGGTTCAAATCCATTTACAGAAGAAATTATATCCATTAATGTTACTTTATTTTTATTTATAATTTTTGTTACTCCTTCTTTGTATACTATTACATTATTTTCTTTTATCTTTGAAATATCAAGTATTACTTTACCTTTTAATTCTATATTCTTTTCTTTTTCTATTTCATTTCCCTTTATATTTCCAACATTTCCATCAACTGAATATTTTATATTGTAAGCTTCATTCAATTGATATTTTATTAATAAATCAAACAACGTATCTCCTGTATTATAAGCTCTTGAATCGGATAAATCGCCTATAATGTATGCTACTTTTTCTTCACTTTCAGCTATTATTGTTGACTGTGGTTCAAACACAATATCTTTATAAGTTTCTATTTTGTTCACATTTATATTGTATACTTTCATATTGCCATTTAAAAGGACATCTAATTTTCCAGAAAAATCATTTTTAAATCCATGAGCTAATGATAAAATTTTTGTTAATGTAAGTTTTTCTGGTGGATCAATAGCAATTCTTCCTGATATGCCAAAACTTCCTGAAAGGTACACATAATTCTTTAAATACTCTATTTTAACAAAATCTTCTGTATTTAATTTAGAATTCATATCAAATTCTTTAGAATTTACTGTTATTTTATTTATTACGCTTGGATTTATATTCAATTTTGATAAAATATTTTTTATTGTCATATCTTCGTTTTTTTCAAAATTAACTTTTACATATTTTTTTTCTGTATCTACATAAACATATTTTTGTAATTTTGTTAAAATTATAGTATCATTTCTTTTTAACAAAACATCTTCATTTTTTATTACTTCATCTATTGAAAAGATTTCTGTTTTTCCATCTCTTAATAAAGTAATTTTATCGTCTATGTTAGAAATAGGAACATTTTGCTTTGAAATAATATATTTTAATGTGATTCCATTGAAATATGTGAATGATGTTGTTCCAAACTCAGAAAAAACATTTATTTTGTTTTGATTTTCATAAGGTATAACAACTCTACTATTTTCTGTTATTATAGGATCTTCTCCAGTTCCACCATTGTATATCCAAGAAATATCATAAGTTTTTGTTACATTATTTGGATAAGTTACTACTGCATTAAATGATGATAAATAATCTTTTAATCCTCCAGATAGTGCTATTAATTCTGAAAGTTTTATTGAACTTTTTTGTATATTTATAACTCCATTTCTTGATACATTTCCAAAAATATTTACAATAAAAGGAGCATATTGAGTAATTCCAATAGTTATATTTGGTGTTTTTACATAGTTTTGTAATTTTTTTGATATTATATTTTCAACCTCTGAAACTTCCATACCAGATACTTTTATTCTTCCAATAGGTGGAACTGTAATAATACCCTCTGGACCTATTGTTAAAGAATCCATCGTATACTGTGGATATCCAAAAACAAACATTCCAATAGTATCTCCTACTCTAAGTGTGTATGAA contains:
- a CDS encoding polysaccharide biosynthesis/export family protein codes for the protein MKKISLLIVLFVLPIVLFSYTLRVGDTIGMFVFGYPQYTMDSLTIGPEGIITVPPIGRIKVSGMEVSEVENIISKKLQNYVKTPNITIGITQYAPFIVNIFGNVSRNGVINIQKSSIKLSELIALSGGLKDYLSSFNAVVTYPNNVTKTYDISWIYNGGTGEDPIITENSRVVIPYENQNKINVFSEFGTTSFTYFNGITLKYIISKQNVPISNIDDKITLLRDGKTEIFSIDEVIKNEDVLLKRNDTIILTKLQKYVYVDTEKKYVKVNFEKNEDMTIKNILSKLNINPSVINKITVNSKEFDMNSKLNTEDFVKIEYLKNYVYLSGSFGISGRIAIDPPEKLTLTKILSLAHGFKNDFSGKLDVLLNGNMKVYNINVNKIETYKDIVFEPQSTIIAESEEKVAYIIGDLSDSRAYNTGDTLFDLLIKYQLNEAYNIKYSVDGNVGNIKGNEIEKEKNIELKGKVILDISKIKENNVIVYKEGVTKIINKNKVTLMDIISSVNGFEPVNRGILKIYNNNKLIKSYTEKNIWNNTLEEVPMGSYVIVQPETQYSYITILGNVSPKSLKTDIPIKLTDVLSSTNFNWQVQDEVIVYSEDKKDVVNTQDIEKIKDYEVEPGSIIFVSQSKPKLIYAFGEINKQGVVEYVKGLTLLDYIFRVGGIKQTGEPSKIFLFKNGPGNPPITLDISGIMNSNPIKSPMNPVLNPGDIIFVPKNALTGVFDVMNTVTTFMNFIKTGTETYTTVTNAIK